The following nucleotide sequence is from Xiphophorus maculatus strain JP 163 A chromosome 22, X_maculatus-5.0-male, whole genome shotgun sequence.
GTTTGCGACGCTATCTACTGTGGAGGGCCAGAGCTGGCAGACCGaacaagctaatgctaacatagCTGTCATTAATAGATACAGGCCGTAACTGGtacttgtagtttttttttaaagctaccaccaattgtttatttaatatttttacttgtttgtaACCTTAAATCGAGCTTAACTTACTCACTGCTGGTGCTGAAGTTCTCTGTAACGGTAGCGATGCTAAATGTTAGCGTTCTAAAGCAGCGGATTAACTCAAAAGGCAAGCAACTTAAAACGGCAGCAAATTGGTCATGTGCGCCCTCTTGCAGACCTGTTGGAGTCATTAGCGCAGAATGGGAAGCCTCCAGACGAGAACGGCAGTGCTGTAAACGGAGGCGGACCCGGCCTGAGACACCGCGGCGAGAGAGACGGAGCTAATGCGTCTCAGGGCCCCTCGGAGTCCGATAAATCTTACACAGCAGAGCAGCTGGAGGCGGTCAGAAAGTgagagcacatttatttttctttccgaTGCGTGTTATTATCTTAACCACAAGCGGTCTGGTCATATGGTAACACGTATGTTGACATATTTGCAGTGTTTATTCTCGTGTTAGTGATTTACAATGCTGAACTTCATTTCCTGGTATATTAGCGATATTTTTATCAAAAGAGTTGTGATTCAGGTCAAACTTTTCATCCGAACAAGTATTCAGAGGTGGGCagctccaggcctcgagggccggtttctctacttcaacacacctgagacaaataatgaggtcattaggaggactctggagaacttgactgcacttaggaggtgattcagctagtggattcaagtgtgttggaccagggagtcatctaagagttgcaggactcCAGCCCtggaggaccaggattgcccactaATGATTACACTATCATGTATGTAGAATAAAAAATGGACAGAATTTATATAGCGCCTTTTCCATTCATACCGACCTCTCTATGCGCTTTACACTACAGGCATATTCACCCAttcccacaaacacacatttttacacaaatggGCAGATCAGTAGGCATCTTGGGGTTAAGTTCCTTGTCCAGGGGCACATGGACATATGATGAGAGGAATCTGGAATCAAACCCCAACCTTCCAACTGTAACACTCTACCGCTCAGCCACAGTTTCCCAAATTAGACTTGgtgtgttttaaaagttttaaatatgggATGATTTAGTTCTTCAGTTTACTCTGAAACATGTGAACGGTTGCGATCCTAAAGCGAAAGATGCTTAACACTCTTTAAGAAAGCTCTGTCTGTAAATTTAGTGGTTTcacaaaaagaagaagtcaATCTTGACATTTACAGGACAGAGGAGAcccaaattgtgtttttaattaaattctaaaatacttttttaatcccaaagggaaattaaattaaggTTTGTTGGTACTGggacacatttttgttttggactcAGGATGCGTTTAACAGTTGGAGAACTGGAGGACTGAGCTTTGagagctgagtgaagctgacaccccACCCACATCAAAAAATCCAGCAAATAGTCTGAGTGGTTAGTGttccgtttgtgcaggtttgttaagaaaaaaaatatatactttttaatattacaattattacaaatattgAGTATGTCTTAAAAATTCTCTAGAGAACAGTGCATCTTGTGTAACAGGATGAATTTTGTGTCAGTTGGTCACAAGGCAAGATatctatttacatttgtttcttaGGAGTGTTTGGTTCGAAAATTTGTTGACAGTCCCTAAGTGAACCTCTGAGTGCTTGAGGAGGGAGCGGTAGAGAATGGCTGGCTGAAATTAGCATTCAGaaatcggatcaaccttgagGCAGGTGCTGCTCACTGCGCGGAGCACTAGTATCCAATATCCAACTTGACAACAACTTTGCTGCGGTAATTTTAACGCACAAACCTGCACGGAGCACTAACAAAGTAGTACACTTTGATGGGAGgctggtgacgtcatcggccaaaattataacttttaatgtcTCAAACacaaaagctgcacaaacgaaaatctTAACAGCATAAACCTGCACAAATGGAGCAATAACGAAGTAGCccactttggtttgttttggagcaagatgggggggatggtgaactctgaATGAcctaaaaaatcatttttaatatctcAGAAACCAAGCTGCACAAGCaaaaattttaacggcacaaacagAGCACTAGTCACTCAGACTATTTGCTGGATTTTTGGGTGGGGTGTCAGCTTCACATAGATAAGTCAGAGACCTCtaatcatttttcaaaatttcattCAGTTAAGATATTCAAGAGAAGGCGATGTTTGATGACTCTAAATTATTTTGAGCGTGTCCTATCTATTTCGGTAACTTAACATTATGTTATAACTTACGTTTTCCTCATCTGTTACCTGTAGGCAGTGGAATGTCTTAACTtctcaaatgtttctaaataaaaggaGCAGATGATGGAAATTAACACTGAGCTGAGACTTGGCTTCTATTCACACCCAACAAAAACTTATGAATTACCTGTGAACATGattatcattgtttttttttttttccttaatcaGCTCTACTCTGTGCAAAGTCAAAGATTATCTATTCAGTGACCAGGTCAAGACAGTCAGATTGCTCCTCCTGAATCATAGGTTTTACTATCAGCTAAATTCTTCTTTGCAACATCCCAGTATGGATTTTCCAATGGAAACTGAAGTGTGATCTCCGAGTAGTTGCAACACCCCTTGTGGTTCCATCACCTTAGTTAGTCAATTGAGGTGCTTTGTCCCTGACCCCTGcacttttcctttcttttcttttgtttcaaagtaAATTCCGTTCATGTCGTAACAGAGACTTTTGTGTTTAATTCAGGATTAAGAGCTGTAAAGATTACTACCAAATTCTGGGAGTGGAAAAGTCAGCTTCTGAGGAGGACCTTAAGAAGGCCTACAGGAAGCTCGCCCTGAAATTTCACCCGGATAAAAATCACGCGCCTGGAGCTACGGAGGCTTTTAAAGGTAAGTTGCGTGTCTCCATGTCTTTTCTGTGCCGTTTCTGGGAGCTTGTACTAACAACTCCTCTGTGTGTCTCTTCCAGCCATTGGCAACGCCTATGCTGTTCTAAGTAACCCTGAAAAACGAAGACAGTATGACCAGTATGGGGAGGAGCGAACACAACCAAGCAGACACAGACATCATCACGATTTTGAAGCAGACATTTCTCCTGAGGACCTTTTTAACATGTTCTTTGGTGGAGGCTTCCCAACAAGTGAGTGGAGgcaaaattatattaaaaacatgccaGGGATGTACAGGGCTGCTTCTAAATTTATTGTGTTCTTGAGCAGTGGGGTATTACAACTAAACagttccaaaaacaaacaaaaaaacatttttgaacatgTTTCTTCCTCGTAAAAATTATATCCGTTTGGTACTAGACGTCTCTCAGTGCATAATAAGAACTTGCTTACACTCACTAATGACACATGATGACAGCTCTAAGTGCAGGTGTTATGGCTGTGCTGCACAGTCAAACTCTACCCCGCAATAAGCAGCAGGTGTTTTTAAgttacaaagttgtttttgtatttggaCGCTCTTCCACGAAATATTTCAAAGTGAAATCAAATCAAGTGAGACTATAGGTgtcattcttaaaaaaaaaaaagtctgtgtcTAAATCTATCATCACATTGGTTTAAATCAGTGCATTTGAACAAACCTATTGCGGTCAGTGGAGTTCaggattttaattaaatagCAGCAAACTTGCTGGAGAACTACTGGTtatatttcctgtttgtttcctgATCTTTATAGTAAAGCATTAACGTCTGACAAAGTTACATATGGTCACTGGTATGATGGCCCCTTTTAAGGGAGATAACATATCGCTTGACTTCTAGTGAGTGGATAAAGTAAGAGGCATCTTCAGTACAAAGTGCAATGATGTTAGTGTTCATTATAcctctgtctttttaatgaGCTTTGTTAGCTTTTACTATCAAACATTCTCTGGATGAATGAGCATAGTTAGAACCATTTGActtgctgtttgtttatttttttgaagcaatactttttaaaaaaatattttgtaacatAATTACAGCTCAGAGATTTGGTACAACTTTGCTGCCTGTCACAATAAGTGATAAATCAAATTACGCCattctcttcctgtttgtctttctaCCAGACTACGTGATAAAAGGCTTTGCTCTGGTGCATCAGTCTTGACTGACTCCTCTTCTTGTTGCCTTAGCTGTGAACTCTTGCATCAGGCACCTGGTCTGATAGCATGAGACTCCTGCTAGGAGTAGTGAGTCAGAGTTTTTCATATGCAGTGTTCTGTtagtttgcatttttgtttacaaaaatccTAACTGGGACTTTTGCCTATTTTCCCCATCTGAGACCAACGATTAATGTTTTTCTAAgggaaattttgttttcagagacttaataatctattttatttcttatttcggTTGTGTgtaggtttttatttcagtttcatttatttttgttttgttttgtttagatcctttggatattaaaaatgtcttccagttcttTTGTCGTGTTTTAGAAATTATGGTTTTCTTGATCTTTGAGAGGATGTATTTGCATTATAATGCTATTACCTTTATGTTAGTTGAAATTGTCTCAAAATAGCAATATTATCATCTATTTCAATAATTTGTGGGAGAATTTAATGTCAAGCAaaatttatcatgacaggcctattctgttttgttacatatttaaaGTATAATGACTGGTTGGCCTACAGTTCTGCTGTATGCAGAATAAATGTGCAGCGTGTTCTGTATATACAACAAAATACTAAATATGCAATGCAGTATTTCTCTCAAATCAGTATCTCAAAAGTTGCAGTGAAGTCCTGTAGATTTGTAGATTTCTTTAAaggaatatttaatattattcaGTCAGATAATGATTatgtttatccatccatcttctaacaaccttgtccctagtggggtcgggagggctgccggtgcctatctccagctaacgttccgggcgagaggcggggttcaccctggacaggtcgccagtctgtcgcgtGATTATgttcaacaacttttttttttgtttgttttcttctcaggtAACGTCCATGTTTACAGGAATGGAAGAATGCATTTTGCACACCAGAATAGACAAGAAAGAAGAGAACAGCAGAGAGATGTAAGCTGGATTTGCGATACCTTAGCAACGCCTAGTTTAAATAATTGTATACTTTGTCATTAAACGgcatctctttttctctttgaacAGGGCGGCTTCGCTCTGCTGGTCCAGCTCATGCCCATCTTAATTCTCATCGTTGTTTCTGCTCTCAGCCAGTTGATGGTCACGCAGCCTCCGTACAGCCTTAGCTATCGTCCGTAAGTGTGGTGGGGAGGGGATTGTGGTTACACCAAAAGTGTTTCAACATCTGTCTGACCTACCCTGCTTTCCGTTTGTCAGATCAGCCGGACATATTCACAAAAGGCATACGCCACACCTAAAGGTGCCTTTCTTTGTGGGGGACCGTTTCAATGAAGAATTTACAGGCAATAACCTGAAGAATGTTGAAAGAAATGTAGAAGAAGACTATATCTCTAACCTAA
It contains:
- the LOC102236151 gene encoding dnaJ homolog subfamily B member 12-like; amino-acid sequence: MDSNKDEAERCIKIALNAIGNNQPDKARKFLEKAQRLFPTDKAKNLLESLAQNGKPPDENGSAVNGGGPGLRHRGERDGANASQGPSESDKSYTAEQLEAVRKIKSCKDYYQILGVEKSASEEDLKKAYRKLALKFHPDKNHAPGATEAFKAIGNAYAVLSNPEKRRQYDQYGEERTQPSRHRHHHDFEADISPEDLFNMFFGGGFPTSNVHVYRNGRMHFAHQNRQERREQQRDGGFALLVQLMPILILIVVSALSQLMVTQPPYSLSYRPSAGHIHKRHTPHLKVPFFVGDRFNEEFTGNNLKNVERNVEEDYISNLRNNCWKEKQQKEGLLYRARYFGDSELYQRAQRMGTPSCSRLSEIQVILDG